The Streptomyces clavuligerus genome includes a region encoding these proteins:
- a CDS encoding FAD-dependent oxidoreductase, producing the protein MTTRPDTDLIVVGAGPAGVAAAVMAAGLHLSTLLVEATAIGSKLTAIGALNNVPGAWTNGPDLAAALERDITRHQQNGRLTLLTARAHRVTGHDDHAELTLYDGRTLTARDIIVATGVTALTTTDVPWITTPQPLALPPLWRTTPDDLTDPTTIVLGADRPLGTWLRAHPDAPVHLEVLHPPADTYKTAEVHHDPRVRLVPVTRALVEPLVQGQVRVTADGPSPGGYRRTAGAVVTNLGSSPAALAGLNRGPDGYCPPDRQHPRVHVAGDLKGARMQRVGIAMGDGGRAALTAYYRDHS; encoded by the coding sequence GTGACCACCCGTCCCGACACGGACCTGATCGTGGTCGGAGCGGGCCCGGCCGGCGTCGCCGCCGCGGTCATGGCCGCCGGGCTCCACCTGAGCACCCTCCTCGTCGAAGCCACCGCCATCGGCTCCAAGCTCACCGCGATCGGCGCCCTGAACAACGTCCCCGGAGCCTGGACCAATGGCCCCGACCTCGCCGCCGCACTCGAACGGGACATCACCCGCCACCAGCAGAACGGACGCCTCACCCTCCTCACCGCCCGGGCCCACCGCGTCACCGGCCACGACGACCACGCCGAACTCACCCTCTACGACGGCCGCACCCTCACCGCCCGCGACATCATCGTCGCCACCGGCGTCACCGCCCTCACCACCACCGACGTCCCCTGGATCACCACCCCCCAGCCCCTAGCGCTCCCCCCGCTGTGGCGCACGACCCCCGACGACCTCACCGACCCCACCACCATCGTCCTCGGCGCCGACCGCCCCCTGGGCACCTGGCTGCGCGCGCACCCCGACGCCCCGGTCCATCTAGAGGTGCTCCATCCCCCTGCCGACACCTACAAGACCGCCGAGGTCCACCACGACCCGCGTGTCCGTCTCGTTCCCGTCACCCGGGCCCTGGTCGAACCGCTCGTCCAGGGACAGGTCCGGGTCACCGCCGACGGCCCGTCCCCGGGCGGGTACCGGCGGACGGCGGGGGCGGTGGTGACCAACCTCGGCAGCAGCCCCGCCGCCCTGGCCGGTCTGAACCGCGGCCCGGACGGCTACTGCCCGCCCGACCGGCAGCACCCCCGCGTCCACGTCGCCGGCGACCTCAAAGGCGCCCGGATGCAGCGCGTGGGCATCGCGATGGGAGATGGAGGACGCGCCGCCCTGACCGCCTACTACCGGGACCACTCCTGA
- a CDS encoding AP endonuclease, whose translation MTMVPPVGLYSIGIRGLDVPGLLNVAHRAGIGFVHLRGGPRGYDLTRRPGPELDAWARAAAETVPITGVTADLDLADLLHPDPAVRNSSRAELERLADAAVRLGADWVRLLAAHPPDTPGAWADQMLPAVAVPLLAELHHPAWLTPTPHTELRPLLEGGLGLLADTAQLAPALPDAQEDAVLARVFGAVRVLHLSDPGTGLTSPGSRSVAARVLARIRAGQMVETAFEWTGHPRTPAACLARYRKAVTWWTNLVTTTPPAGLGCSSPIHTP comes from the coding sequence ATGACGATGGTGCCGCCGGTCGGGCTCTACAGCATCGGCATTCGCGGCCTGGACGTACCGGGCCTCCTGAACGTCGCCCACCGGGCGGGGATCGGGTTCGTGCACCTGCGCGGCGGCCCGCGCGGATACGACCTCACCCGCCGGCCCGGCCCGGAGCTGGACGCTTGGGCGCGGGCCGCGGCAGAGACGGTGCCGATCACGGGGGTGACCGCGGACCTCGACCTCGCCGACCTCCTCCACCCCGACCCCGCCGTACGCAACTCGTCCCGCGCAGAGCTGGAGCGCCTGGCGGACGCCGCCGTCCGGCTCGGCGCCGACTGGGTGCGGCTCCTCGCCGCCCACCCACCGGACACACCCGGCGCCTGGGCGGACCAAATGCTGCCCGCGGTCGCCGTGCCGCTGCTCGCCGAACTCCACCACCCCGCCTGGCTCACCCCCACCCCGCACACAGAGCTCCGGCCGCTGCTCGAAGGCGGGCTCGGTCTGCTGGCAGACACCGCTCAGCTCGCCCCCGCCCTCCCGGACGCCCAGGAGGATGCCGTGCTCGCACGGGTGTTTGGCGCGGTGCGGGTGCTGCACCTGTCCGACCCCGGCACCGGATTGACCAGCCCCGGCTCGCGGTCCGTGGCCGCCCGCGTCCTCGCGCGGATCCGGGCCGGGCAGATGGTGGAGACCGCTTTCGAGTGGACCGGCCACCCCCGCACCCCGGCCGCGTGCCTGGCCCGATACCGCAAGGCCGTCACCTGGTGGACGAACCTCGTCACCACCACCCCGCCCGCGGGCCTAGGGTGTTCGTCCCCCATCCACACGCCTTGA
- a CDS encoding S-adenosyl-L-homocysteine hydrolase yields MSVTSTATTNEQPDDRWTTVRVPLPCEEIRDAVTVFAHAHGFTADLAGPRTLWLRTEAGEPMADVRWKPAAPAEPFTIRQSPQSGAGTEVLIEPRPEGRLPAEALHRHLTDHHALPYTPAELNGIRTGMPLLNHYSTPAPPLTGWAMIFRDHYLKHSVGFVTAMERAGIPARWILTLDKGDRTLGRDRVHATFTARGYTSTLLDNAHVNNPAAHTPELAAVGETVDAFIDAAHRAGRRVLVVDDGGLLARGYGTHAARHRADAALELTVSGLKRIAAAPPLAIPVLNLARSQAKTRLGYREIADSCLRRLRTILPDRKLIGRPIVLLGYGVLGSRLAAQLRALGCRLTVVDTDLPTLIGAAEDGYTTCRTLTDALLATTPTVIIGTTGEQALTADDIPLLPDQVLLAPFATADFSHLTEHPRYSRTTVPGLGVRFTLPGPRTITLLGDGRSLNLYEADSIPTGGYDAYRAATLIAAHALTTTKTPPPPGVHTAWADTAIQAAGLWDAYYTLHCTNHPATAAAPTGGPVPGAVPGRRPGRAAVVGYGTTGRLHTRTPHQSPDHPDGDRP; encoded by the coding sequence ATGAGTGTGACCAGTACGGCGACCACGAACGAGCAGCCCGACGACCGGTGGACCACGGTCCGTGTTCCCCTGCCCTGCGAGGAGATCCGGGATGCGGTGACGGTGTTCGCCCACGCCCACGGGTTCACCGCCGACCTGGCGGGTCCTCGCACCCTGTGGCTGCGGACGGAGGCGGGCGAGCCGATGGCGGACGTCCGGTGGAAACCAGCCGCGCCCGCCGAACCGTTCACCATCAGGCAGTCCCCGCAGAGCGGCGCCGGGACGGAGGTCCTGATCGAGCCCCGCCCGGAAGGCCGGTTACCGGCCGAGGCGCTGCACCGGCACCTCACCGACCACCACGCCCTGCCATATACCCCCGCCGAACTCAACGGCATCCGGACCGGGATGCCGCTCCTCAACCACTACAGCACCCCCGCCCCGCCGCTCACCGGCTGGGCGATGATCTTCCGCGACCACTACCTGAAGCACAGCGTCGGCTTCGTGACCGCGATGGAACGCGCCGGGATTCCCGCGCGGTGGATACTCACCCTGGACAAGGGCGACCGCACGCTTGGCCGTGACCGCGTCCACGCCACCTTCACCGCCCGCGGCTACACCTCCACCCTCCTCGACAACGCCCACGTCAACAACCCGGCCGCCCACACCCCCGAGCTCGCGGCCGTTGGGGAGACGGTCGACGCGTTCATCGACGCCGCCCACCGGGCGGGGCGCCGGGTCCTGGTGGTCGACGACGGCGGACTGCTGGCCCGCGGCTACGGCACCCACGCCGCGCGCCACCGGGCGGACGCCGCGCTGGAGCTCACCGTCAGCGGCCTCAAACGCATCGCCGCCGCCCCGCCGCTCGCCATCCCCGTCCTCAACCTCGCCCGCTCCCAGGCCAAAACCAGGCTCGGGTACCGGGAGATCGCCGACTCCTGCCTGCGCCGCCTGCGCACGATCCTCCCGGACCGCAAACTCATCGGCCGCCCGATCGTCCTCCTCGGCTACGGCGTCCTCGGCTCCCGCCTCGCCGCCCAACTGCGCGCCCTGGGCTGCCGACTCACGGTCGTCGACACCGACCTGCCCACCCTCATCGGCGCCGCTGAAGACGGATACACCACCTGCCGCACCCTCACCGACGCCCTCCTGGCCACCACCCCCACGGTGATCATCGGCACCACCGGCGAACAGGCCCTCACCGCGGACGACATCCCCCTCCTCCCCGACCAAGTACTTCTGGCACCCTTCGCCACCGCCGACTTCTCCCACCTCACCGAACACCCCAGGTACAGCCGGACGACCGTCCCCGGCCTCGGGGTCCGCTTCACACTCCCCGGCCCCCGCACGATCACCCTCCTCGGCGACGGCCGCTCCCTCAACCTCTACGAAGCCGACTCCATCCCCACCGGCGGCTACGACGCCTACCGCGCCGCCACCCTCATCGCCGCCCACGCCCTCACCACCACGAAGACACCCCCGCCGCCGGGCGTGCACACCGCCTGGGCCGACACCGCCATCCAGGCCGCCGGCCTGTGGGACGCCTACTACACCCTCCACTGCACCAACCACCCCGCCACCGCCGCCGCGCCGACGGGTGGTCCCGTACCGGGCGCCGTGCCCGGCCGGCGCCCCGGGCGGGCAGCGGTCGTCGGCTACGGCACTACCGGACGCCTCCACACCCGCACCCCCCACCAGTCGCCCGACCACCCAGACGGAGACCGCCCGTGA
- a CDS encoding cysteine hydrolase family protein — translation MDLDRAVLVIVDAQRGFINPHTRPVVLALVELARRWTGAGRPLVLTRFRNPPASPYERITGWTRMRTPAEQQLIDELAPWTRSAHIVDKTGSSAITPEFACLARLHGWRDLILAGMDTDACVYDTATTAYHHGGFVPWIVTDACASGGGPDHHEAALLLARRNLGPRQLLTTGRLGELLTHPGPGPGACA, via the coding sequence ATGGACCTTGACCGAGCCGTACTGGTGATCGTGGACGCCCAGCGGGGCTTCATCAACCCCCACACCCGGCCGGTGGTGCTCGCGCTGGTGGAGCTTGCCCGGCGCTGGACCGGCGCGGGCCGGCCGCTGGTCCTGACCCGGTTCCGCAACCCGCCCGCCTCCCCGTACGAGAGGATCACCGGCTGGACCCGCATGCGCACCCCGGCCGAGCAGCAGCTCATCGACGAACTCGCCCCCTGGACCAGGAGCGCGCACATTGTCGACAAGACCGGCTCCAGCGCCATCACCCCGGAGTTCGCTTGTCTCGCCCGGCTGCACGGGTGGCGCGATCTGATACTCGCCGGGATGGATACCGATGCCTGCGTCTACGACACCGCCACCACCGCCTACCACCACGGCGGATTCGTTCCCTGGATCGTCACCGACGCCTGCGCCTCCGGCGGCGGCCCCGACCACCACGAAGCCGCGCTCCTCCTCGCCCGCCGCAACCTCGGCCCCCGCCAGCTCCTCACCACCGGCCGACTCGGCGAACTTCTCACCCACCCCGGTCCCGGCCCTGGAGCGTGTGCGTGA
- a CDS encoding phosphotransferase enzyme family protein translates to MPTPTAHTAAPDPATELGALLETAYDLDGVRLTRLPAGQNTINYRADDAGGVLFVKHYLPGTDLAAEREAIGQSRLAGEHGVPVAVPRPTRTGGTIATTDQLAVSVWEWMPGRTVEDGLTPGQQEAAGRTLGLLHTAFADHPAAAGGESRRLAKWRTTDPAAKATATVDQLLDSIADRPTPDSFDTEAVRTLTERRAALGHLPGLIAGLPDGMTTQVLHGDYSAVNLHFDGDTLTGVLDFLPPAPELIAYELGRIAFDPRTVVHDPDWIGAGVRLVDAYRRANPHHTAADTTGCARIALIQLTTSLYGVKDHYLKPGLLQDDLDAFWLLRHEAATRLLDQLPDVEQALAEAAGPQ, encoded by the coding sequence GTGCCCACCCCGACCGCTCACACTGCCGCTCCGGACCCGGCCACAGAACTCGGCGCGCTGCTGGAGACCGCCTACGACCTGGACGGTGTCCGCCTCACCCGTCTTCCTGCCGGGCAGAACACCATCAACTACCGTGCCGACGATGCCGGTGGGGTGCTGTTCGTGAAGCACTACTTGCCCGGGACAGACCTCGCAGCGGAGCGCGAGGCGATCGGCCAGAGCCGTCTCGCCGGTGAGCACGGCGTCCCCGTCGCCGTTCCGCGCCCCACCCGGACCGGCGGCACCATCGCCACCACCGACCAGCTCGCCGTATCGGTCTGGGAGTGGATGCCCGGCCGCACCGTCGAAGACGGGCTGACCCCGGGGCAGCAGGAGGCCGCCGGCCGCACGCTCGGCCTCCTCCACACGGCCTTCGCCGATCATCCCGCCGCAGCAGGGGGCGAATCGCGGCGGCTGGCCAAGTGGCGCACCACCGACCCGGCGGCCAAGGCCACGGCGACCGTCGATCAGCTCCTCGACTCCATCGCCGACCGCCCCACCCCGGACAGCTTCGACACCGAGGCGGTCCGCACGTTGACCGAGCGCCGCGCCGCACTCGGACACCTGCCCGGGCTGATCGCGGGACTGCCCGACGGGATGACGACTCAGGTTCTCCACGGCGACTACTCGGCCGTCAACCTCCATTTCGACGGTGACACCCTGACGGGTGTTCTCGACTTCCTCCCGCCCGCACCCGAACTCATCGCGTACGAGCTGGGACGGATCGCCTTCGACCCACGCACCGTTGTCCACGACCCCGACTGGATCGGCGCAGGCGTCCGCCTTGTCGACGCCTACCGGCGTGCCAACCCCCACCACACGGCTGCCGACACCACCGGCTGCGCCCGCATCGCGCTGATCCAGCTCACGACGAGCCTGTACGGGGTGAAGGACCACTACCTCAAGCCCGGTCTGCTCCAGGACGACCTCGACGCGTTCTGGCTTCTGCGGCACGAGGCCGCGACCCGCCTCCTGGACCAGCTGCCTGACGTCGAACAGGCCCTCGCCGAAGCGGCCGGGCCCCAGTAG